The following proteins come from a genomic window of Aequorivita marisscotiae:
- a CDS encoding lytic transglycosylase domain-containing protein — translation MKLSTNLPFILLLACGMSFAQQGKKQNKKLQTKEIQVIDSIKVTRISEELPTSVVATSIKDSIVFDLKDMALARKKDSLWLKELYKSDLFDDFYNSVANQNFDPVDYDELPTEVLKQRLKELDARTPFKVEYNPSLESVIKQYLKNRRRGLERLMGLSEYYFPLFEQELDKHNLPLELKYLAVIESALNPKAQSRVGATGLWQFMFPTGKMFGLDVSSYVDERSDPYLATEAACKYLKSLNNSFNDWDLALAAYNSGPGNVSKAIRRSGGMTNYWSLRNYLPRETAGYVPAFLATMYIFEYAQEHGFKKQSARIPFVATDTIRVKQQITLDQVAKLTNLDREELEFLNPAYKLGIIPVIKNENYVLRLPLTAVGTFVTNENAIYTFAQEEQEEAEKPLPELFEQPEKLRYRVKRGDYLGRIAERYGVGVSQIKKWNGMRSNTLRAGQNLIIYPRKSVQNIASNAAVQSSNSSEKTYTVRNGDSLWSISQKFPGVSVQNIKKWNDISGTNLKPGTKLKIHKG, via the coding sequence ATGAAACTAAGTACAAACCTTCCATTTATACTGTTGCTAGCCTGCGGTATGAGTTTTGCACAACAAGGTAAAAAGCAGAATAAAAAGCTTCAAACAAAGGAAATTCAGGTTATTGATTCTATTAAAGTAACCAGAATTTCTGAAGAATTACCTACTTCTGTAGTGGCAACTTCTATTAAAGATAGTATAGTTTTTGACTTAAAGGATATGGCATTGGCTCGTAAAAAGGACAGCTTATGGCTAAAGGAACTTTACAAGTCTGATCTTTTCGATGATTTTTACAACAGCGTTGCCAATCAGAATTTTGACCCTGTTGATTATGACGAGCTACCCACAGAAGTACTCAAGCAACGTTTAAAAGAGTTAGATGCGCGCACTCCGTTTAAGGTGGAGTATAACCCCTCTTTAGAAAGTGTAATCAAACAATATTTAAAAAATCGTCGCAGAGGTTTGGAACGCTTAATGGGGCTTAGTGAATATTACTTTCCATTATTTGAACAAGAATTAGACAAACATAATTTGCCGCTAGAATTAAAATATTTAGCCGTAATTGAATCAGCTTTAAACCCAAAGGCTCAATCTAGAGTAGGTGCTACGGGGCTTTGGCAGTTTATGTTTCCTACCGGAAAAATGTTTGGATTAGATGTAAGTTCCTATGTAGATGAGCGCTCAGATCCATATCTGGCAACCGAAGCCGCCTGTAAATATTTAAAAAGCTTAAACAACAGTTTTAACGATTGGGATTTGGCACTTGCAGCCTATAATTCGGGTCCTGGGAATGTTTCAAAAGCAATACGTCGTTCTGGTGGAATGACAAATTACTGGAGCCTGCGCAATTATCTTCCACGTGAAACTGCTGGCTATGTACCTGCGTTTTTGGCCACTATGTATATTTTTGAATATGCACAAGAGCACGGCTTTAAAAAACAATCTGCGAGGATACCTTTTGTAGCTACAGACACCATTCGCGTTAAACAACAGATTACTTTAGATCAAGTTGCAAAACTCACCAATCTTGATAGAGAAGAACTTGAATTTCTTAATCCTGCATATAAACTAGGCATTATTCCTGTTATAAAAAATGAAAATTACGTGTTGCGTTTACCGCTTACTGCCGTAGGAACTTTTGTAACCAACGAAAATGCAATTTATACCTTTGCACAGGAAGAGCAGGAAGAAGCCGAAAAACCACTGCCCGAATTATTTGAACAGCCTGAAAAACTGCGTTATCGTGTAAAAAGAGGCGATTATTTGGGTAGAATTGCCGAACGCTATGGAGTTGGGGTTAGCCAAATAAAAAAATGGAATGGCATGCGCAGCAACACTTTAAGGGCGGGTCAGAATTTAATAATATACCCAAGAAAAAGTGTTCAAAACATTGCAAGTAACGCAGCAGTGCAGAGCAGTAATTCTTCAGAAAAAACGTACACAGTCCGGAATGGTGATTCTTTGTGGAGTATTTCTCAAAAATTTCCTGGAGTTTCAGTCCAAAATATCAAAAAATGGAACGATATTAGTGGTACTAACTTAAAGCCTGGAACTAAACTAAAAATACACAAAGGATAG
- a CDS encoding phosphoglycerate kinase: MKTVNDINFKSKKALIRVDFNVPLNDDFKVTDVTRIRAAKPTILKILEDGGSCVLMSHLGRPKNRESEFSLQHIIKPLSEILGVQVKFVDDCVGPNVEEAVTSLKSGEILLLENLRYYKEETNGDQDFAEKLSKFGDIYVNDAFGTAHRAHASTAIIARFFEENKCFGLLLASEIENVKKVLESNEKPVTAIIGGAKVSSKITIIENILDKIDHLIIGGGMAFTFIKAQGGKIGNSLVEDDKQELALEILKLAKNKHVEVHLPVDAIIADSFSGTANTNVSDIKTIPDGWMGLDVGPETNQIFAQVLLNSKTILWNGPVGVFEMDKFAEGTKALGKNIAKATEKGAFSLVGGGDSVAAVQQFNLSDSVSYVSTGGGAMLEMLEGKTLPGIKALLQ; encoded by the coding sequence ATGAAAACTGTAAACGACATAAATTTTAAAAGCAAGAAAGCGTTAATAAGAGTAGATTTTAATGTACCGTTAAACGATGATTTCAAAGTTACCGACGTTACCCGGATACGCGCCGCTAAACCTACCATTTTGAAAATTCTGGAGGACGGTGGAAGTTGTGTTTTAATGTCGCATTTGGGCAGACCCAAAAACAGAGAATCTGAATTTTCATTGCAGCACATAATTAAACCATTGTCTGAAATTTTAGGAGTGCAGGTAAAATTTGTGGATGATTGCGTAGGGCCAAATGTTGAAGAAGCGGTAACCAGTTTAAAATCTGGCGAAATTTTATTGCTCGAAAACCTACGTTATTACAAGGAAGAAACAAATGGTGATCAGGATTTTGCCGAAAAGCTTTCAAAATTTGGAGACATTTACGTAAATGATGCATTTGGAACTGCACACCGCGCACATGCTTCAACAGCGATTATAGCCCGATTTTTTGAGGAAAATAAATGTTTCGGATTATTGTTGGCTTCAGAAATAGAAAATGTAAAAAAGGTGCTGGAATCCAATGAAAAGCCAGTAACAGCTATTATAGGCGGTGCCAAGGTTTCTTCAAAAATTACAATAATTGAAAATATTCTCGATAAAATAGACCATTTAATCATTGGCGGAGGAATGGCTTTCACATTTATAAAAGCACAAGGTGGAAAAATTGGAAATTCGTTGGTAGAAGACGATAAGCAAGAGCTGGCCCTCGAGATTTTAAAATTGGCAAAAAACAAACACGTGGAAGTTCATCTACCTGTTGATGCTATTATTGCCGATAGTTTTTCGGGAACAGCCAATACCAATGTTTCAGACATAAAAACAATTCCCGATGGTTGGATGGGGCTGGATGTAGGACCCGAAACAAACCAGATTTTTGCGCAGGTACTGCTAAACTCCAAAACTATTTTATGGAACGGTCCCGTAGGTGTTTTTGAAATGGATAAGTTTGCCGAAGGCACTAAAGCGCTAGGAAAAAATATTGCCAAAGCAACCGAAAAAGGCGCATTTTCTTTAGTAGGTGGTGGCGATTCTGTAGCGGCTGTCCAACAATTTAATCTGTCGGATAGTGTAAGTTACGTATCTACAGGTGGGGGTGCAATGTTGGAAATGTTGGAAGGAAAAACATTGCCCGGTATAAAAGCATTGTTGCAGTAA
- a CDS encoding ATP-binding protein produces the protein MDFSEVIGHEHIKSHLLKTIENGRIPHAQLFSGVNGSGLLPMAIAYASAILCSKYSVGSAAQLACKNKVSKLTHPDLHFVYPVNTSDYVKKNAISDNYAEGWRNFVLNNPYASLFEWLQSLGIENKQGNISKYEAESISKKLSLKAYEGDYKVMIIWMADNMNGECANKILKLVEEPNDKTVLLLLTEKEEQILTTIKSRCQKLTFPLLSEADISESLISNLQISEPLAVQTARRARGDYNNALLLLDDTGDDEIFEKWFISWVRTAFRAKGNKTAINNLLNWSDDLAGAGRETQKKFLTYCIELFREALLANYGAKSLLYFEANDSSFSISKFAPFVHQNNIFEIIAALEEATYHIERNGNAKIIFTDLSIKLTRLIHKKELV, from the coding sequence ATGGATTTTTCAGAAGTAATAGGCCACGAACATATAAAATCGCATCTTTTAAAAACTATTGAAAATGGCAGAATTCCGCACGCGCAGCTGTTTTCGGGAGTTAACGGCAGTGGATTGCTGCCAATGGCCATTGCTTATGCTTCGGCCATTTTATGCAGTAAATATTCCGTAGGGAGCGCAGCCCAACTTGCGTGCAAAAACAAAGTTTCAAAATTAACGCATCCAGATTTGCATTTTGTATATCCTGTAAACACTAGCGATTATGTAAAAAAGAATGCTATTTCGGACAATTATGCCGAAGGATGGCGCAATTTCGTCCTTAACAATCCATATGCTTCATTGTTTGAATGGTTGCAAAGTCTTGGAATTGAGAATAAGCAAGGAAACATCAGCAAGTACGAGGCAGAAAGTATTTCAAAAAAATTATCGCTTAAGGCATACGAGGGTGACTATAAAGTGATGATTATTTGGATGGCAGACAATATGAACGGTGAATGTGCCAACAAAATATTAAAGCTGGTAGAAGAGCCGAATGACAAGACCGTGCTGCTACTTTTAACCGAAAAAGAAGAACAAATACTAACTACGATTAAATCGCGATGCCAAAAACTAACCTTTCCTCTGTTATCGGAAGCCGATATTTCTGAATCTTTAATTAGTAACCTACAAATAAGTGAACCATTGGCCGTTCAAACGGCTCGCAGGGCACGGGGAGACTATAATAATGCATTATTATTGCTAGACGACACTGGTGATGATGAAATATTCGAAAAATGGTTTATAAGCTGGGTACGAACTGCGTTTAGAGCCAAAGGGAATAAAACTGCCATAAACAATTTGTTAAACTGGAGTGACGATTTAGCGGGAGCGGGACGCGAAACCCAGAAAAAATTCTTAACTTATTGTATAGAGCTATTTCGCGAAGCGTTATTAGCTAATTATGGGGCAAAGTCTCTTTTATATTTTGAAGCGAATGACAGTTCGTTTTCTATATCTAAATTTGCGCCCTTTGTGCATCAAAATAATATTTTTGAAATTATTGCTGCTTTAGAAGAAGCCACTTACCACATTGAGCGAAATGGAAATGCAAAAATAATCTTCACCGATCTTTCCATTAAGTTAACTCGATTAATTCATAAAAAAGAACTAGTATAG
- a CDS encoding class I SAM-dependent methyltransferase, with amino-acid sequence MKNRANIYVSVKDYLVSGEKFDLLLDENLGLLKTSPQPKVENLSKYYESDQYISHTDDKSGLFASLYQLVKKWSLKHKTKLIRNQNGSVGSLLDVGAGTGDFLKVAKDNGWKVNGTEPNTNALNLASKKGISLKANLNEFAGEQFDVVTLWHVLEHVADLDETIRTLANLVKPSGTLIIAVPNFKSYDAKYYGKYWAAYDAPRHLWHFSKHSIIKLFKTNFQLQKIKPMIFDSFYVSLLSEKYKAGNAFSVKAIWIGLLSNFKGMSTKEYSSHIYCFKRIK; translated from the coding sequence TTGAAAAATCGCGCAAACATTTACGTATCGGTAAAGGATTACTTAGTCTCTGGTGAAAAGTTTGATTTACTTCTAGATGAAAACTTAGGCTTATTAAAAACCTCTCCACAACCAAAAGTAGAAAATCTTTCTAAATATTATGAAAGCGACCAATATATTTCACATACCGATGATAAGAGTGGATTGTTTGCAAGTTTGTATCAATTGGTAAAAAAATGGTCGCTAAAACACAAAACAAAATTAATACGCAATCAAAATGGCAGTGTTGGCTCATTGTTGGATGTTGGCGCAGGAACCGGTGATTTTTTAAAAGTAGCGAAAGACAATGGTTGGAAGGTCAATGGAACGGAACCAAATACAAACGCTTTAAATTTAGCATCGAAAAAAGGAATTAGTTTGAAAGCTAATTTAAATGAATTTGCTGGAGAACAATTTGATGTTGTTACGCTTTGGCACGTATTGGAGCATGTGGCGGATCTAGATGAAACAATAAGAACTTTGGCAAATTTGGTAAAGCCCAGTGGCACTTTAATTATTGCAGTGCCAAATTTTAAAAGTTATGATGCTAAGTATTACGGAAAATATTGGGCAGCGTATGATGCGCCCAGACACCTTTGGCATTTTTCAAAACATTCAATAATAAAACTATTTAAAACTAATTTTCAACTGCAGAAAATTAAACCAATGATTTTCGATTCATTTTATGTGAGTTTACTTTCCGAAAAATATAAAGCAGGAAATGCATTTTCAGTGAAAGCAATTTGGATCGGATTATTGTCAAATTTCAAAGGAATGAGCACCAAGGAGTATTCTTCGCACATTTACTGCTTCAAAAGAATAAAATAG
- the mnmG gene encoding tRNA uridine-5-carboxymethylaminomethyl(34) synthesis enzyme MnmG: MFQEKYDVIVVGAGHAGSEAAAAAANMGSKTLLVTMNLQTIAQMSCNPAMGGIAKGQIVREIDAMGGYSGIVSDKTAIQFKMLNKSKGPAMWSPRVQSDRMRFAETWRLMLESTPNLDFYQEMISGIIVENGIIKGVRTSLGLTIEGNSVVLTNGTFLNGLIHIGEKQFGGGRAGEKASTGITKDLIDLGFEAGRMKTGTPPRVDGRSLNFSKMIEQPGDEIPEKFSYSDKTTTLKNQRSCHMSYTSLDVHDILREGFNRSPMFNGSIQSLGPRYCPSIEDKINRFADKDRHQLFVEPEGWDTVEYYINGFSTSLPEDIQFKALRKVAGFENVKFFRPGYAIEYDYFPPTQLKHTLETKLVSGLYFAGQINGTTGYEEAASQGLMAGINAHLKVREKEPFILQRNEAYIGVLIDDLITKGTEEPYRMFTSRAEYRTLLRQDNADFRLTPKSFEIGLAGEERMRKMEEKKRKSSAFVQFFKDTSVAPEEMNPIFQARESALVQQSDKMFKFFSRPEITMEDMRGIGSVAKYISENDLDDEMIQQTEIQVKYSGYIAKEKNNADKLNRLEGLKIPASFDYSKLKSLSYEAREKLSKIKPATVSQASRISGVSPNDVSVLLVYMGR, encoded by the coding sequence ATGTTTCAAGAAAAGTATGATGTAATTGTGGTAGGTGCGGGGCATGCGGGATCTGAAGCCGCTGCCGCTGCTGCGAACATGGGTTCCAAGACCCTGTTGGTTACCATGAACTTACAAACTATTGCTCAAATGAGTTGCAATCCGGCTATGGGAGGAATTGCTAAAGGGCAAATTGTGCGGGAAATTGATGCAATGGGAGGTTACAGCGGTATTGTTTCTGATAAGACTGCCATTCAGTTTAAAATGCTCAATAAATCTAAAGGTCCGGCTATGTGGAGTCCGAGAGTTCAAAGTGATCGCATGCGATTTGCCGAAACTTGGAGATTAATGTTGGAAAGTACACCAAATTTAGATTTTTATCAAGAAATGATCTCTGGCATAATCGTAGAAAATGGTATTATAAAAGGCGTTAGAACATCACTAGGTTTAACAATTGAAGGCAACAGTGTTGTACTTACAAATGGAACCTTTTTAAACGGACTAATTCATATTGGTGAAAAACAGTTTGGTGGTGGACGTGCGGGCGAAAAGGCTTCAACAGGAATTACAAAAGACTTAATCGATTTAGGATTTGAAGCGGGTAGAATGAAAACAGGTACCCCACCGAGGGTTGATGGACGCTCTTTGAATTTCTCAAAAATGATAGAGCAACCCGGAGATGAAATTCCCGAGAAATTTTCTTATTCGGATAAAACCACTACATTGAAAAATCAACGCTCTTGCCATATGAGCTATACCAGTTTGGATGTGCATGATATTTTGCGTGAAGGATTTAATAGATCTCCAATGTTTAATGGGTCTATTCAAAGTTTGGGTCCTCGCTATTGCCCTTCCATTGAAGATAAAATTAATCGATTTGCCGATAAAGACAGACATCAGCTTTTTGTAGAACCTGAAGGTTGGGATACGGTAGAATATTATATAAATGGATTTTCAACTTCCTTGCCAGAAGATATTCAGTTTAAAGCCTTAAGAAAAGTTGCGGGCTTTGAAAACGTAAAATTCTTCCGTCCTGGGTATGCTATTGAGTACGATTATTTTCCGCCAACACAATTAAAACATACACTTGAGACCAAATTGGTTTCCGGACTGTATTTCGCTGGTCAAATTAATGGTACCACTGGGTATGAAGAAGCTGCTTCGCAAGGATTAATGGCTGGTATAAATGCGCATCTAAAAGTACGTGAAAAGGAACCCTTTATTTTACAACGTAACGAAGCATATATTGGTGTTTTAATTGACGATCTTATTACAAAAGGAACGGAAGAACCTTACCGTATGTTTACATCGCGTGCAGAATATAGAACATTACTTAGACAGGACAATGCAGACTTTAGATTAACCCCAAAATCTTTTGAAATTGGATTGGCGGGTGAAGAACGTATGCGGAAAATGGAGGAAAAGAAAAGGAAATCTAGTGCATTTGTACAGTTTTTTAAAGATACAAGTGTTGCCCCAGAAGAAATGAATCCAATTTTTCAGGCACGTGAATCTGCTTTAGTCCAGCAGAGCGATAAAATGTTTAAATTCTTTTCGCGTCCAGAAATTACAATGGAGGATATGAGGGGTATTGGTTCGGTGGCAAAATATATTTCAGAGAACGATTTGGATGATGAAATGATTCAACAAACAGAAATCCAAGTAAAGTATTCTGGCTATATAGCCAAGGAAAAGAATAATGCCGATAAATTGAACAGGCTCGAAGGTTTAAAGATTCCTGCTTCATTTGACTATTCAAAATTAAAATCACTCTCGTACGAAGCAAGGGAGAAACTTTCAAAAATTAAACCAGCTACAGTTTCACAGGCCTCGAGAATAAGTGGTGTTTCTCCAAATGATGTTTCCGTGCTTCTTGTATATATGGGGCGTTAA